Proteins from a genomic interval of Diospyros lotus cultivar Yz01 chromosome 6, ASM1463336v1, whole genome shotgun sequence:
- the LOC127805007 gene encoding coniferyl alcohol acyltransferase-like: MGGKAEFTVEVRRKEVVAAALPMQEHWVAQSNLDLLLPPCDVSVFFCYKKPAGGDFLFTFGSMVGVLKKALAKALVSYYAFAGKIVQNTVGEPELLCNNRGVDFVEAFADVRLQDLNLYNLEESIEGKLVPKKKHGVLSVQATELSCGGVVVACTFDHRVADAYSANMFLVSWAEMAQAKQLSLLPSFRRSLLNPRRPGFYDPSLDDMYVTISALPPPPKNHQPDPDNHLFSRIYYIEADQLSRLQALADGGMLGRKTTKLKAFSAFLWKVVAAGEAEKDKICRMGIVVDGRTRLSDGDSEKLKLMKAYFGNALSIPFGKNKAGDLQERPLSWVAEAVHQFLETAVTKDHFLDLIDWVEAHRPEPALAKIYACCGGDGPDFVVSSGQRFPAAKVDFGWGTPAFGSYHFPWDGKTGYVMPMSSSAGNGDWIVYMHMTKGQLQLIETVAADVIRPLTCDYYLPLAG, encoded by the exons atgggtGGCAAAGCAGAATTCACGGTGGAGGTGAGGCGGAAGGAGGTGGTGGCGGCGGCGCTGCCAATGCAAGAGCATTGGGTGGCGCAGTCCAACCTAGACTTGCTCTTGCCTCCTTGCGACGTCAGCGTCTTCTTCTGCTATAAGAAGCCCGCCGGCGGAGACTTCCTCTTCACATTCGGTTCCATGGTCGGCGTTCTGAAGAAGGCCCTGGCCAAAGCCCTTGTTTCGTACTATGCATTTGCCGGCAAGATAGTGCAGAACACGGTGGGCGAGCCCGAGCTTCTGTGCAACAACCGAGGTGTCGACTTCGTCGAAGCTTTTGCCGACGTCCGGCTCCAAGACCTCAATTTGTACAATCTTGAGGAAAGCATCGAAGGCAAGCTCGTGCCCAAGAAGAAGCATGGTGTTCTCTCTGTTCAG GCCACAGAACTTAGTTGCGGCGGCGTGGTGGTGGCGTGCACCTTCGACCACAGGGTGGCCGACGCCTACTCCGCCAACATGTTCCTCGTCTCGTGGGCGGAGATGGCTCAGGCCAAACAACTCTCTCTCCTGCCGTCCTTCCGCCGGTCGTTGCTCAACCCGCGGCGTCCGGGATTTTACGACCCTTCGCTGGACGACATGTATGTCACTATCTCCGCCCTCCCGCCGCCGCCCAAAAACCACCAGCCCGACCCCGACAACCACCTCTTCAGCCGCATCTACTACATCGAAGCTGACCAACTCAGCCGCCTGCAGGCTCTGGCCGATGGCGGTATGCTTGGCCGGAAGACCACCAAGCTCAAAGCATTCAGCGCCTTCCTCTGGAAGGTGGTCGCCGCTGGGGAAGCTGAGAAGGACAAGATCTGCAGAATGGGCATCGTGGTGGACGGGAGAACAAGATTGAGCGACGGAGACAGCGAGAAGCTGAAACTGATGAAAGCCTACTTCGGCAACGCCTTGTCCATTCCATTCGGGAAGAACAAAGCCGGCGACCTCCAGGAGCGGCCGCTGAGCTGGGTGGCAGAAGCTGTTCACCAGTTCCTGGAAACCGCGGTGACGAAGGACCATTTCCTTGACCTGATCGACTGGGTTGAGGCTCACCGCCCAGAGCCTGCTCTGGCGAAGATATACGCCTGCTGCGGAGGGGACGGACCGGATTTCGTGGTGTCGTCGGGGCAGCGTTTTCCGGCGGCAAAGGTGGATTTCGGGTGGGGGACGCCAGCGTTCGGGTCGTATCACTTTCCCTGGGACGGGAAGACTGGGTACGTGATGCCGATGTCGAGTTCGGCGGGGAATGGGGATTGGATTGTGTACATGCACATGACGAAAGGGCAGCTGCAGCTGATCGAGACGGTGGCCGCCGATGTGATTAGGCCATTGACCTGCGATTATTATCTGCCACTTGCTGGCTGA